In one window of Fodinibius salicampi DNA:
- a CDS encoding LytR/AlgR family response regulator transcription factor: MERQQALIHSIYWISAFVIFTLCYSFIDSISQGLIYASVSVPLTIGITYLFIYWAVPSFLFKGRNILFALLTATILLGVLNIQIVFALVQRIFLADNIGAESAFIPWDTLYLIIATILFSLPAIAYETLRNWNNKQQEMLQLHQNDKEEYIQVMSDGKTYRIACGDIHFIESYGDYAHIHSADRKIITRMTLKKLDELLPNFVRVHRSYIVNPDFCQAFNLDEIIIDKKEIPVGRTYKETVSNVFSSQ; this comes from the coding sequence TTGGAACGACAACAAGCTTTAATTCATAGCATCTACTGGATATCAGCATTCGTAATTTTTACGCTGTGCTATTCCTTTATTGATTCCATAAGCCAGGGGCTGATTTATGCCAGTGTTAGTGTACCGCTGACCATAGGCATAACTTATCTGTTTATTTATTGGGCCGTACCCTCCTTTCTTTTCAAGGGTAGAAATATTCTATTTGCACTTTTGACAGCAACAATATTACTGGGAGTTTTAAATATTCAGATCGTTTTCGCCTTAGTCCAACGCATTTTTTTAGCTGACAATATCGGTGCGGAATCTGCATTCATTCCATGGGATACCCTCTATCTGATCATTGCCACAATTCTATTTTCTCTACCGGCAATAGCATACGAAACGTTGCGAAATTGGAATAATAAGCAACAAGAAATGCTCCAGCTACATCAAAATGACAAAGAGGAATACATTCAGGTAATGAGTGACGGTAAAACATACCGAATCGCATGTGGGGATATCCACTTTATCGAAAGCTATGGAGATTATGCTCACATTCATTCAGCAGATCGAAAGATAATCACACGGATGACGCTCAAAAAGTTGGATGAGCTATTGCCAAATTTTGTACGAGTTCATCGTTCTTACATTGTAAACCCTGACTTCTGTCAAGCATTTAATCTGGATGAGATCATTATTGATAAAAAAGAAATTCCCGTTGGCCGGACCTATAAAGAAACCGTATCCAACGTTTTTAGTTCACAATAA
- a CDS encoding CPBP family intramembrane glutamic endopeptidase encodes MKNTDRTVSKKRTLVIFVCTIITGFILFALPNVFFGITKINGGLSGVNLLFIALFQCITVCSLIYFSLKLLNKDFQYIGWSGKNWKSDSILGLLFGLTWTALQFGFIIPNTGGAERADISQMVSMFDGTPLGTLSFIALGVIGGGITEEIYNRGYFINVLKDTFKNPTIGIWIAAVLSIVFFAIGHLPTDAISWFDILVPTIAYTVLFLYTKRLTASIIAHGIYNMTGILLTYYMYYQ; translated from the coding sequence ATGAAAAATACTGACAGAACTGTAAGCAAGAAAAGAACGCTGGTAATTTTTGTTTGTACGATCATTACAGGGTTTATCTTATTTGCTCTACCGAATGTATTCTTTGGCATTACAAAAATTAACGGTGGGCTATCGGGAGTAAATTTATTGTTCATTGCACTGTTCCAATGTATTACTGTTTGTTCGTTAATATATTTTTCACTCAAATTATTAAATAAGGATTTTCAATATATCGGGTGGTCCGGGAAAAACTGGAAATCAGATAGCATATTAGGATTACTTTTTGGATTGACATGGACCGCCCTGCAATTCGGATTCATCATTCCGAATACCGGTGGAGCGGAAAGGGCCGACATCTCCCAAATGGTCTCGATGTTTGACGGAACACCATTAGGCACGCTTTCTTTTATAGCTTTAGGGGTAATTGGAGGGGGTATTACGGAAGAGATCTATAACAGGGGCTATTTCATCAATGTTTTAAAAGATACGTTTAAGAATCCAACGATAGGAATATGGATCGCCGCAGTCTTATCCATTGTATTCTTTGCTATCGGACATTTACCGACCGATGCAATAAGCTGGTTCGATATTTTAGTTCCAACCATCGCCTACACGGTGTTATTCTTATATACCAAACGGCTCACGGCATCCATTATAGCCCACGGAATTTATAATATGACGGGCATCTTACTTACATACTATATGTATTATCAATAA
- a CDS encoding ribonuclease H-like domain-containing protein yields the protein MSQKYLAFDIETAKVLPENVSDLNSHRPLGITCSAIWCTDESEPEVFYSTSADGSPAPQMSKQDLTSLIKYLETKVDSGYTIITHNGLGFDFDILAEESGLYSACRSLAIQHVDMMFHFFCGKGFPISLNAAAEAIGLSKPTDINGSVAPALWKGNNYQEVLDYVAQDCRLTLDIAETSEQNSRISWITKRGKRSYFELPSGWLTVEQASELPQPDTSWMDNPWPRSKFTKWLA from the coding sequence ATGTCACAGAAATATTTAGCATTTGATATTGAAACTGCCAAAGTGCTGCCTGAGAATGTTAGTGACTTGAATAGCCACAGGCCCCTGGGAATCACCTGTTCCGCAATTTGGTGTACCGATGAAAGCGAGCCGGAAGTGTTTTATTCAACATCTGCCGACGGTTCTCCCGCTCCGCAAATGTCAAAACAAGATTTAACTTCCCTTATTAAATATCTTGAGACAAAAGTTGATTCCGGCTATACCATAATTACCCACAATGGACTTGGATTCGATTTCGATATTCTGGCAGAAGAATCCGGCCTTTACTCAGCTTGCCGCAGCCTTGCTATTCAACACGTAGATATGATGTTTCACTTTTTTTGTGGCAAGGGCTTTCCTATATCACTGAACGCTGCGGCAGAAGCCATTGGCCTCAGCAAACCGACGGATATTAATGGCTCTGTGGCACCGGCACTCTGGAAAGGAAATAATTACCAAGAGGTTCTTGATTATGTAGCTCAGGATTGTCGATTGACACTGGATATTGCAGAAACAAGTGAACAAAACAGCCGCATAAGCTGGATAACCAAAAGAGGCAAACGCTCATATTTTGAGCTCCCTTCAGGGTGGTTGACGGTTGAACAGGCTTCCGAATTACCTCAGCCCGACACATCCTGGATGGATAATCCCTGGCCAAGATCAAAATTTACGAAATGGCTTGCGTAA
- a CDS encoding DoxX family protein: MTKRNKITYWITTGFLAFGMTAGGAQQLFQIGGYVEIVSQLGYPIYMLSILGFWKILGVIAVLVPKFPIVKEWAYAGFFFAMSGAAASHITVGQPFTEAIPSLVLLIMTVTSWYFRPADRRIGTVNQK; the protein is encoded by the coding sequence ATGACAAAAAGAAATAAAATCACCTATTGGATCACCACCGGCTTTCTTGCCTTTGGTATGACCGCAGGAGGCGCACAACAACTGTTTCAAATAGGTGGATATGTTGAGATTGTTAGCCAATTGGGGTACCCGATATATATGCTATCCATACTCGGGTTTTGGAAAATTTTGGGGGTTATCGCCGTGCTTGTCCCTAAATTTCCAATAGTGAAGGAATGGGCTTATGCAGGTTTCTTCTTTGCTATGTCCGGAGCGGCAGCTTCACATATCACGGTAGGTCAACCGTTTACTGAGGCTATTCCTTCATTGGTATTATTAATTATGACAGTGACCTCGTGGTATTTTAGACCTGCGGATAGAAGAATCGGGACCGTTAACCAAAAATAA
- a CDS encoding TolB family protein: protein MIVSCSDPAGSEPEPTEPGPEPTDTLSNEIVFVSDSDGDDDIYVMNADGTGRTQLTKDSPLDSNPVFSPDGPKIAFFSYDYDREDSDIYVVNADGSGLIVNLTDNASSAEGGHDWSPAE from the coding sequence ATGATAGTCAGCTGCAGTGATCCCGCCGGATCTGAACCGGAGCCTACCGAACCGGGACCCGAGCCAACCGATACGTTGAGCAACGAGATCGTCTTTGTAAGCGATAGTGACGGAGATGACGATATTTATGTAATGAATGCTGATGGCACCGGACGGACCCAACTGACCAAGGATTCGCCCCTTGACAGTAATCCGGTATTTTCACCGGACGGACCCAAAATTGCCTTTTTTAGTTATGATTACGACCGCGAAGATTCGGATATCTATGTGGTAAACGCCGACGGCAGCGGACTAATAGTTAATTTAACAGATAATGCATCATCTGCTGAAGGGGGGCACGATTGGAGTCCGGCGGAGTAG
- a CDS encoding NAD(P)-dependent oxidoreductase, whose amino-acid sequence MKKVCVIGASGKLGKYMVQHCLDRNYEVVGVCREKSVGKLDSFRDRITIVPGMTNDREVIKKAVKGCDGVLTVLVPWGVNNYSSGTAQAVLDFAEPGARLIFSCGWHITKDGKDEYSWKLEVFLKVVGWIAKVLRLIDIEDQVRACNLVFTSDKNWTVVRGSGLEEGESQGLPVWSEHVGDPILESNLTRRIDFALFMVEALENDDLIHKAPAIVGCQTPSALAHKSET is encoded by the coding sequence TTGAAGAAAGTTTGCGTCATCGGTGCCTCAGGAAAGCTTGGAAAGTATATGGTCCAGCACTGTCTGGACAGGAACTATGAAGTTGTTGGTGTTTGCCGGGAAAAAAGCGTCGGGAAGCTGGATTCTTTTAGAGACCGGATAACAATTGTGCCGGGAATGACGAATGACCGGGAAGTGATCAAAAAAGCGGTAAAAGGATGCGACGGGGTGCTCACCGTGTTGGTACCCTGGGGAGTAAACAATTATTCCTCCGGGACTGCACAGGCGGTACTGGATTTTGCCGAGCCCGGTGCCCGCCTGATCTTTTCCTGCGGGTGGCATATTACCAAAGACGGAAAGGATGAATATTCCTGGAAGCTTGAGGTATTTTTAAAAGTTGTTGGCTGGATTGCCAAAGTGTTGCGCCTTATTGATATTGAAGACCAGGTAAGAGCCTGCAATCTGGTATTTACCAGCGATAAGAATTGGACGGTTGTACGGGGTAGTGGCTTGGAGGAAGGGGAAAGCCAAGGACTACCTGTATGGAGTGAGCATGTGGGAGATCCTATCCTGGAAAGCAACCTGACGCGCCGCATCGATTTTGCCCTCTTTATGGTGGAGGCCCTCGAAAATGATGATCTCATTCACAAAGCGCCCGCCATAGTTGGCTGCCAAACCCCTTCGGCACTTGCTCACAAATCGGAGACTTAG
- a CDS encoding DUF4386 domain-containing protein, which translates to MKKNINDISPRQAASAAGFGLLLMVVLAPIAYFSVLQNLIVSGDAQATVTNITNALGSFRISIVLLLIVAILDIIVSWGLYVLLKPINKSLALLTAWFRVVYAAIFAVAIANLYHVLPILEGAAYADMLGADQLNAQVMLLVESYRIEWDTGLAVFGLHLSILGYLVFKSGPRILGVLVVLAGIGYSVDSFGKMLIPDYSLTISLYTFAGEILLIVWLLWIGFRGVPDTLKRAK; encoded by the coding sequence ATGAAAAAAAATATTAATGATATCTCACCGCGCCAAGCCGCATCAGCTGCAGGATTCGGATTGCTGCTGATGGTCGTTCTGGCCCCCATCGCCTATTTCTCAGTACTCCAAAATCTTATTGTCTCCGGAGATGCCCAGGCAACCGTTACCAATATCACGAACGCATTGGGCTCTTTTCGGATAAGTATTGTACTCCTTTTAATAGTGGCCATTCTTGATATCATTGTATCCTGGGGACTTTATGTTTTACTCAAACCCATAAATAAAAGCCTGGCGTTATTAACCGCCTGGTTCAGAGTAGTCTATGCTGCAATTTTTGCGGTTGCAATTGCTAACCTTTATCACGTCCTGCCCATCCTGGAGGGTGCTGCATATGCCGATATGTTAGGTGCAGACCAACTAAACGCACAGGTGATGTTATTGGTCGAGTCGTACCGGATTGAGTGGGATACCGGGCTGGCGGTATTCGGTCTTCACTTGTCCATCCTCGGATATCTTGTATTCAAATCAGGTCCCAGGATTCTGGGTGTCCTCGTGGTACTTGCGGGTATCGGATACAGCGTTGACTCTTTTGGAAAAATGTTGATACCTGATTACAGCCTGACGATTAGCCTCTATACTTTTGCCGGAGAAATCCTGCTCATTGTTTGGCTCCTTTGGATTGGTTTCAGGGGTGTGCCGGACACTTTGAAGAGAGCTAAGTAA
- a CDS encoding YciI family protein, with product MEEFMLLFRQPSYDYSDVSKEEMAELSKKWTEWWKGIEAQEKLVSRGPRLAMEGKVLKPGGVVTDGPFVEIKEKLGSFIVVKAENLEEATTLAHGCPALDQGGSVEIRPFGNPWTGTKG from the coding sequence ATGGAAGAATTCATGTTATTGTTCCGACAGCCGAGTTATGACTACAGCGATGTTTCAAAAGAAGAGATGGCGGAACTCTCTAAAAAATGGACGGAATGGTGGAAAGGCATCGAAGCACAGGAGAAACTAGTCAGTCGTGGACCGCGCCTGGCGATGGAGGGCAAAGTACTAAAGCCTGGCGGAGTGGTTACCGACGGCCCGTTCGTTGAAATCAAAGAAAAGCTGGGGAGTTTTATTGTCGTTAAGGCGGAAAACCTGGAGGAAGCAACCACACTAGCTCATGGCTGTCCGGCATTGGACCAAGGCGGCAGTGTTGAAATCCGGCCTTTCGGAAATCCATGGACTGGAACGAAAGGATAG
- a CDS encoding YdeI/OmpD-associated family protein — MNPKVDKYISKAQQWQEEIEQLRIICLDCGLKEELKWGKPCYSFQESNIAIIQPFKVSCALMFFKGVLLKDPEDVLEKPGEHSRIARRISFTSIQKIVEMEPILKAYIDEAIEAEKAGLEVDIEEKREPIPEEFQKKLDENPGLKTAFSNLTPGRQRGYILYFSGAKQSKTRERRIEKYIPKILDGKGLRE; from the coding sequence ATGAATCCCAAAGTCGATAAATATATAAGTAAAGCCCAACAATGGCAGGAAGAAATAGAGCAGTTGAGGATCATCTGCCTCGACTGCGGACTGAAGGAAGAATTGAAATGGGGAAAACCATGCTACTCATTTCAGGAAAGCAATATCGCTATCATACAGCCATTTAAGGTATCCTGTGCACTTATGTTTTTCAAAGGGGTTCTGTTAAAAGATCCCGAAGATGTTCTGGAAAAACCCGGAGAGCATTCGAGAATCGCCCGCAGAATTTCATTCACCAGTATTCAGAAAATCGTTGAGATGGAACCCATCCTGAAGGCCTATATCGATGAGGCCATTGAAGCAGAAAAAGCCGGATTGGAAGTGGATATAGAAGAAAAAAGAGAACCTATTCCTGAAGAGTTTCAAAAGAAGCTGGATGAAAATCCTGGCTTGAAAACTGCCTTCAGTAATTTAACGCCCGGACGACAACGAGGATATATTCTGTATTTTTCCGGTGCCAAACAATCCAAAACCCGGGAACGAAGAATTGAAAAATACATACCAAAAATTCTCGATGGAAAGGGATTAAGAGAATAA
- the araD1 gene encoding AraD1 family protein → MRLIQLQHSEQGRRVAKVDEPKLTLIDKKFTSCYALFGEIIENNHSAEEFINGQLTDQKIEYNPVYEGSGKWRILPAFDHPDNSLGCMLSGTGLTHKASAKNRQQMHKKMADEDDLTDSMEMYLWGEKGGKPGTGKIGVQPEWFFKGNGSALRGLNDPLEVPPYANDGGEEPEIAGLYYIAKDGRPFRVGFAIANEFSDHVMEKKNYLYLAPSKLRSPAIGPELILDGDFQNISGKVSIERDENEIWSKEIKSGEQNMAHSLENLEYHHFKYEQHRIPGMVHIHFFGADAFSFGEGISLQDGDRMNVSFEGFGRTLQNPVKVSDKQEEVISSLNIGQF, encoded by the coding sequence ATGCGGTTGATTCAATTGCAGCATTCTGAACAGGGACGGAGGGTAGCAAAGGTCGATGAACCTAAACTCACCCTTATAGATAAAAAATTCACAAGTTGTTATGCACTTTTCGGGGAGATCATTGAAAACAATCACTCTGCCGAAGAATTTATCAACGGACAGTTAACAGATCAAAAAATTGAATATAACCCTGTGTATGAAGGTTCAGGCAAGTGGCGTATCCTGCCTGCTTTCGATCATCCGGATAACTCTTTGGGTTGTATGCTTTCGGGTACCGGCCTCACCCACAAAGCCAGTGCCAAAAACCGGCAACAAATGCATAAAAAAATGGCGGATGAAGACGACCTGACCGATAGCATGGAAATGTATTTATGGGGAGAAAAAGGCGGCAAACCCGGTACCGGCAAAATCGGAGTTCAACCCGAATGGTTTTTTAAAGGAAACGGCTCCGCACTAAGGGGCTTAAATGATCCCCTGGAGGTTCCACCATACGCAAATGACGGAGGCGAAGAGCCTGAAATTGCAGGGCTATATTATATCGCCAAAGACGGCCGACCTTTCCGGGTAGGCTTTGCCATAGCCAACGAATTTTCAGATCACGTAATGGAGAAAAAAAACTATCTCTATCTGGCCCCCTCCAAACTTCGTTCGCCGGCCATAGGTCCTGAATTGATACTGGACGGCGACTTTCAAAATATCTCCGGCAAAGTTTCCATCGAAAGAGACGAAAACGAAATTTGGTCAAAAGAAATAAAATCCGGAGAACAAAATATGGCACATTCCTTGGAGAACCTAGAATACCATCACTTCAAGTACGAGCAACACAGGATACCCGGGATGGTTCATATCCATTTCTTCGGAGCCGATGCATTCAGCTTTGGGGAAGGCATAAGCCTTCAAGACGGCGACCGGATGAATGTATCTTTTGAGGGCTTTGGTAGAACGCTTCAAAATCCGGTGAAAGTAAGCGACAAGCAAGAGGAAGTGATCTCCTCCCTAAATATTGGTCAATTCTGA
- a CDS encoding RNA polymerase sigma factor has translation MVAVISRLYGLSNIQIAEDVVSETFLQAAETWGIEGVPKNPTGWLYVVAKNKALYHFRRKKIFDHKVSPELTIRREQDRRMPEPDFSLRNIKDSQLQMLFAVCHPAIASEAQIGLALRILCGFGIDEIAEAFLSNKETINKRLYRARKKLRSENITMELPPDNKITDRLDNVLHIIYLLFNEGYYSKTQNQILQKDLCLEAMRLGLLLTEHEKTDKPKTNALVALMCFHASRFDARQNTDPEVSEIILYDQQNEELWDTALIKQGMHFLERSARGKEISSYHLEARIAYWHCIKEDTKEKWEEILQLYDQLVKINYSPSIALNRVYALYNVKGAKAAIAEAEKLSFEENHFYFVLLGELYRKKDSQKAKKYFRKAYSLAKTKPEKQEIQKKIKTLEPNT, from the coding sequence ATGGTTGCAGTCATCAGCCGGCTGTATGGGTTGTCGAATATTCAAATTGCCGAAGATGTAGTGAGCGAAACCTTTCTGCAGGCAGCTGAAACATGGGGCATTGAAGGGGTACCCAAAAATCCGACGGGCTGGCTGTATGTGGTTGCCAAAAACAAAGCCCTGTACCATTTCCGACGTAAAAAAATCTTTGATCACAAAGTATCCCCTGAACTAACGATAAGACGTGAACAGGATCGTCGAATGCCGGAACCAGATTTTTCGTTGCGAAATATCAAAGACAGTCAGTTGCAAATGCTCTTTGCCGTGTGTCATCCTGCCATTGCCAGCGAAGCCCAGATAGGATTGGCTTTGCGTATTCTCTGTGGTTTTGGCATCGATGAAATAGCTGAAGCTTTTTTATCCAACAAGGAGACCATCAACAAGAGGCTATACAGAGCAAGAAAAAAATTACGGTCCGAAAATATTACGATGGAACTGCCTCCGGATAACAAAATTACCGATCGACTCGACAATGTTTTGCATATTATTTACCTGCTATTCAATGAGGGCTATTACTCAAAGACTCAAAATCAAATCCTGCAAAAAGACCTGTGCCTCGAGGCCATGCGGCTGGGACTGCTTCTAACCGAGCATGAGAAAACGGATAAGCCTAAAACAAATGCCCTGGTAGCGCTCATGTGCTTTCATGCTTCCCGGTTCGATGCCAGGCAAAACACAGATCCCGAAGTTTCGGAAATAATTTTATATGACCAGCAAAATGAGGAACTATGGGATACAGCACTCATTAAACAGGGTATGCACTTTTTAGAGCGCTCGGCCAGAGGCAAGGAAATAAGCTCATATCATTTAGAGGCACGCATCGCCTATTGGCATTGTATCAAAGAAGACACTAAGGAAAAATGGGAGGAGATCCTCCAGCTCTATGATCAGCTTGTTAAGATCAACTATTCCCCGAGTATTGCTCTAAATAGAGTTTATGCACTCTATAATGTAAAAGGAGCAAAAGCCGCAATTGCAGAGGCTGAAAAACTCAGCTTTGAAGAAAACCATTTCTATTTTGTACTTCTCGGCGAGCTTTATAGAAAAAAAGATTCCCAAAAAGCAAAAAAATATTTCCGAAAAGCATATTCTCTTGCCAAAACCAAACCCGAGAAACAAGAGATACAGAAAAAAATAAAAACCTTGGAGCCCAACACTTGA
- a CDS encoding iron chaperone: MTKPKDVDSFIANSPTKAHPILKELREIIKSTIPEAEEGISYNVPFYKFHGVHVGFSAFKNHATFGIGADVLQNENRKMLEEMGYKTGKETIQIKYDQKVPATIIEKLLKEKVNKAKKRQKNESQSR, from the coding sequence ATGACTAAGCCAAAAGACGTTGATTCCTTCATTGCCAATTCCCCCACGAAGGCCCATCCAATACTCAAAGAACTCCGGGAAATAATAAAATCGACGATTCCGGAAGCAGAAGAAGGCATAAGCTACAATGTGCCGTTCTATAAATTTCACGGTGTTCATGTTGGATTCTCCGCCTTCAAAAATCACGCTACCTTTGGCATTGGCGCTGACGTACTTCAAAATGAAAATCGCAAGATGCTCGAAGAAATGGGTTATAAAACCGGGAAAGAAACCATACAAATCAAGTATGATCAAAAAGTTCCGGCCACTATCATAGAGAAACTTCTAAAAGAAAAAGTGAATAAAGCCAAAAAACGACAAAAAAATGAATCCCAAAGTCGATAA
- a CDS encoding DUF6940 family protein has protein sequence MYQFEKTKIKEGKAFKYKLHKQGERLSYINFITSLKEDETFRCFFIGLLSDISFQAYHWETPPVTTGTTSQLFEFVVSDSPGIDLPPDPGPFRPYFSPDKETTAFANLGKDATLIAPAPSDQERNYSHIGVFTENAPVQQQHHLWQTVGRVTQNRISDRPLWLNTAGGGVAWLHVRLDSRPKYYRHRPYTNLTES, from the coding sequence ATGTATCAGTTTGAGAAGACAAAAATTAAGGAAGGGAAGGCCTTTAAATATAAGCTACATAAGCAGGGAGAACGATTGAGCTATATCAATTTTATCACATCTTTAAAGGAGGATGAAACCTTCCGGTGCTTTTTTATTGGGTTGTTGTCTGATATTTCTTTCCAGGCCTACCATTGGGAAACGCCGCCGGTTACGACCGGTACTACAAGTCAGCTTTTTGAGTTTGTTGTTTCTGACAGTCCCGGTATTGACTTACCGCCTGATCCGGGTCCCTTCCGGCCATATTTCAGTCCGGATAAAGAAACCACAGCCTTTGCTAACCTCGGGAAAGACGCTACCTTAATAGCACCAGCGCCATCCGATCAAGAACGGAATTATTCGCATATTGGAGTGTTTACCGAAAATGCTCCGGTGCAACAGCAACACCACCTGTGGCAAACGGTGGGCCGGGTGACTCAAAACCGGATTTCTGACCGACCGCTGTGGCTAAATACCGCTGGGGGAGGGGTGGCCTGGCTGCATGTCCGCTTGGATTCTCGGCCAAAGTATTACCGGCATCGGCCTTATACAAATTTAACAGAAAGTTAA
- a CDS encoding DUF1801 domain-containing protein, with protein sequence MENKVKQKFSSYPDEIKPKMESLRNLIYEVAQATEGVGELEETLKWGEPAYLTSQTKSGTTIRIDWKPKNPDQIGLYVSCNTTLISTFRTLFEDDLTFEGNRAIVFPVDKPIPKKQLMICIQMALRYHLDKNR encoded by the coding sequence ATGGAAAACAAGGTAAAACAAAAGTTCAGCTCATATCCGGATGAGATCAAGCCAAAGATGGAGAGCCTTCGCAATTTGATTTACGAGGTGGCGCAAGCTACAGAGGGAGTAGGCGAACTGGAAGAAACGTTAAAATGGGGTGAACCTGCCTATTTAACCTCACAAACAAAAAGTGGAACAACCATCCGAATTGACTGGAAACCGAAGAACCCGGATCAAATCGGGCTGTATGTAAGTTGCAATACTACGTTAATTAGTACCTTCAGAACGCTTTTTGAAGATGATTTAACGTTCGAAGGTAACCGGGCAATCGTTTTTCCAGTTGATAAGCCCATACCCAAAAAACAGCTGATGATTTGCATACAGATGGCACTTCGGTATCACCTTGATAAAAACAGATAG